Proteins encoded by one window of Salvia splendens isolate huo1 chromosome 5, SspV2, whole genome shotgun sequence:
- the LOC121804500 gene encoding probable beta-D-xylosidase 7, with protein sequence MRAHNLPLFTIVILLHTNSAQSDATPPFSCDPSNPSTNSLPFCNASLAVAARAKDLVSRLTLDEKVQQLVNNAPSVPRLNVSAYEWWSEALHGVSRHGKGITFGGAIKSATMFPQIILSAASFDSSLWYRTAQAIGKESRAFFNGGQGKGMTFWAPNINILRDPRWGRGQETAGEDPLVAGKYAVAYVRGLQGDRFEGGEIMREGSLMASACCKHYTAHDLDNWNGVDRYSFDAKVTKQDMTDTFQPPFKACVEQGKASGIMCAYNRVNGIPSCADRNLLTATARQQWGFEGYIASDCDAVAIIHDPQGYAKEPEDAVAAVLKAGMDVNCGSYLLKYTKSAVERKKVSESDIDRALLNLFSIRMRLGHFDGDPRKLQYGAINATSVCSNDHQDLALEAARSSIVLLKNEAALLPFSKTSTKSLALIGPNANSSAIFTGNYEGYPCKTVSILQALDNLYNIPTKFVQGCEFANCTSVSTDAAVAIAKEADRVVLVMGLDQSLEREKLDRVELGLPGHQEDLITAVAEVAVKPVVLVLLCGGPVDVSFAKKNPKIGSILWAGYPGEAGGVAVAQTLFGDNNPGGKLPVTWYPKEFSKVAMTDMRMRPDPSQGYPGRTYRFYTGPTVYEFGYGLSYTNYTYKVISVSRGSLFLNSSSAVKKSGSISVSELGSKGCESIKFSAQVRVTNHGSMAGKHPVLLFVRSNNPGSGGTRRQLVEFKTVALSQGETKDIGFDISPCESFSHADEDGALVINEGTLYIGVEGDERTINVVI encoded by the exons ATGAGAGCCCATAACCTCCCACTCTTCACCATTGTGATACTCCTCCACACAAATTCAGCACAATCCGACGCCACTCCCCCATTTTCATGTGATCCATCAAACCCCTCAACTAATTCGCTGCCCTTTTGCAACGCTAGTTTGGCCGTCGCCGCCCGGGCCAAGGATCTCGTCTCGCGCCTCACGCTCGATGAGAAAGTCCAGCAGCTCGTCAACAACGCCCCCTCCGTCCCCCGCCTCAACGTCTCTGCCTACGAGTGGTGGTCGGAGGCTCTGCACGGCGTTTCCCGCCACGGGAAGGGGATCACCTTCGGCGGCGCCATCAAGTCCGCCACCATGTTCCCCCAAATCATCCTCTCTGCCGCCTCCTTCGATTCCTCCCTCTGGTACCGCACTGCACAG GCGATTGGGAAAGAGAGCAGGGCGTTTTTCAACGGCGGGCAGGGGAAGGGGATGACGTTTTGGGCGCCGAATATAAACATCCTGAGGGACCCGAGGTGGGGGAGAGGGCAGGAGACGGCCGGGGAAGATCCGTTGGTGGCGGGAAAGTACGCGGTGGCGTACGTTAGAGGGCTGCAGGGGGATAGATTTGAAGGAGGGGAGATAATGAGAGAGGGAAGTCTGATGGCCTCGGCTTGCTGCAAGCACTACACTGCGCACGACTTGGACAATTGGAATGGCGTCGATCGCTACAGCTTCGACGCCAAA GTGACGAAGCAGGATATGACAGATACGTTCCAACCACCCTTCAAGGCGTGCGTGGAGCAAGGCAAGGCTAGCGGCATAATGTGCGCGTATAATCGCGTCAATGGCATTCCTAGCTGCGCTGATCGAAATCTTTTAACTGCAACAGCTCGCCAACAATGGGGATTTGAAGG GTACATTGCATCGGATTGCGATGCCGTTGCTATAATTCATGATCCCCAAGGCTATGCCAAAGAACCAGAAGATGCAGTTGCAGCCGTGCTTAAAGCTG GTATGGATGTGAACTGTGGCAGCTATTtgttaaaatacacaaaatcagCTGTGGAAAGGAAGAAAGTATCAGAATCAGACATAGACAGAGCCCTTCTCAACCTCTTCTCCATCCGAATGAGGCTCGGCCACTTCGACGGCGATCCGAGAAAGCTCCAATACGGTGCCATCAACGCCACCTCCGTCTGCAGCAACGACCACCAAGACCTCGCCCTCGAGGCAGCACGCTCCAGCATCGTCCTCCTCAAAAACGAAGCCGCCCTCCTCCCTTTCTCCAAGACCTCCACCAAGTCCCTCGCCCTCATCGGCCCCAACGCCAACTCCTCTGCCATCTTCACCGGAAACTATGAAGGCTATCCGTGCAAAACCGTCTCAATCCTCCAAGCACTAGACAATCTCTACAACATTCCCACCAAATTTGTTCAGGGCTGTGAGTTTGCAAACTGCACCTCAGTTTCAACTGATGCAGCAGTGGCCATTGCGAAGGAGGCGGATCGTGTTGTCCTAGTCATGGGGCTGGATCAGTCGTTGGAGAGGGAGAAGCTCGATAGGGTCGAGCTCGGGCTGCCCGGGCATCAAGAGGATCTCATCACAGCTGTTGCAGAAGTTGCTGTGAAGCCAGTTGTGCTGGTGCTGCTGTGTGGAGGCCCTGTTGATGTCTCCTTCGCCAAGAAAAACCCCAAAATCGGGAGCATTCTGTGGGCCGGGTATCCAGGTGAGGCCGGAGGAGTTGCTGTGGCTCAGACTCTGTTTGGAGACAACAATCCAGGTGGGAAGCTACCGGTTACTTGGTATCCAAAAGAGTTCAGCAAGGTGGCGATGACGGATATGAGGATGAGGCCTGATCCATCTCAAGGCTATCCGGGGCGAACCTACAGATTCTACACTGGTCCGACAGTGTACGAATTCGGTTATGGACTCAGCTACACAAACTACACTTACAAGGTAATCTCAGTCAGCCGTGGCAGCCTCTTTCTGAACAGTTCCTCGGCCGTGAAGAAATCTGGTTCGATATCGGTGTCTGAACTGGGGAGCAAGGGCTGCGAGAGCATCAAGTTTTCAGCTCAAGTGAGAGTCACCAACCATGGTTCGATGGCTGGTAAGCATCCAGTGTTGTTGTTTGTTAGAagcaacaaccccggaagtggtGGTACGAGGAGACAGTTGGTTGAGTTCAAGACTGTGGCATTGAGTCAGGGAGAGACTAAAGATATTGGATTCGATATCAGTCCATGTGAGAGTTTTAGCCATGCGGACGAAGATGGAGCCCTGGTTATCAATGAGGGCACCCTCTACATAGGCGTGGAGGGCGATGAACGCACTA